The proteins below come from a single Panicum hallii strain FIL2 chromosome 7, PHallii_v3.1, whole genome shotgun sequence genomic window:
- the LOC112901135 gene encoding UMP-CMP kinase 2-like, with protein MRGGPWASDKLWALISARESLLLQGKRGEKRNGEKEGKRRRKEEETTASAGRGRALLARALRGAEEMWRRRLGALLLRSPPSSSSAAASSCQHHRHHLLPSEEPLALDRLARLFTSQAGSDGGNSQKPFIAFVLGGPGSGKGTQCTKIASDFGFAHLSAGDLLRHEIASGSEKGELILDIIKEGRIVPSEITVELIRKAMETSSANKVLIDGFPRCEENRITFERIVGREPDIVVFFDCPEDEMVKRLLGRNQGRVDDNIETIKKRLKVFESLNIPVVDYYSSRGKVCKINATGTADEIFEAVRKLFSSLRF; from the exons atgagAGGGGGCCCATGGGCCTCGGACAAACTGTGGGCCTTGATTAGCGCTAGAGAGAGCTTGTTGCTTcagggaaagagaggagagaaaCGGAACGGAGAAAAAGAGGGGAAGAggcggaggaaggaggaggagacgaCAGCGAGCGCCGGAAGGGGAAGAGCTCTATTAGCGCGTGCGTTGCGAGGAGCCGAGGAgatgtggcggcggcggctgggcgcTCTCCTTCTCCGATCCccgccgtcttcctcctccgCAGCCGCCTCTTCTTGCCAGCATCACCGCCACCATCTCCTGCCCAGCGAG GAACCTCTTGCTCTCGATCGTCTTGCAAGGCTCTTCACGTCCCAAGCT GGAAGTGATGGTGGCAATTCCCAGAAGCCGTTCATTGCTTTCGTATTAG GGGGTCCTGGGAGTGGCAAAGGAACACAATGCACCAAGATAGCTTCGGATTTCGGATTTGCCCATTTGAGCGCTGGCGACCTTCTACGCCATGAAATAGCATCTGGCAGTGAGAAAGG GGAGTTGATCCTGGACATCATTAAGGAAGGGAGGATCGTCCCATCAGAGATAACCGTGGAACTCATCAGAAAAGCTATGGAAACGAGCAGTGCCAATAAGGTTCTTATTGATGGCTTCCCAAGGTGTGAGGAAAACAGAATCACTTTTGAAAGAATT GTTGGAAGAGAACCAGACATTGTGGTTTTCTTTGACTGTCCTGAGGATGAGATGGTTAAACGACTTCTAGGCCGTAACCAG GGGCGGGTTGATGATAACATTGAGACAATCAAGAAGCGTCTAAAAGTGTTTGAGAGTTTGAATATTCCTGTTGTTGACTACTATTCTTCTAGGGGAAAGGTTTGCAAG ATAAATGCCACGGGCACTGCAGATGAAATCTTTGAAGCAGTCCGCAAGCTCTTTTCATCCTTAAG GTTCTGA